The Daphnia carinata strain CSIRO-1 chromosome 2, CSIRO_AGI_Dcar_HiC_V3, whole genome shotgun sequence genome has a segment encoding these proteins:
- the LOC130686796 gene encoding ly6/PLAUR domain-containing protein 6B-like isoform X2 has protein sequence MDHWAISSTMATVFALAALTAMPGSAQMMSIEEDRFGHLFDIDSASDEMACYYCVNVTSNDICNRFAIERPCPTDLSVCHTHHVMDGRGKTLAVTKTCATPQTCFSQVGCRRDKSTNQTVCVNCCDLHYCNEEVAFNASTAIFHRSNDDGTAAFSSATHALTGTALILGLFFLFSSLT, from the exons ATGGATCATTGGGCAATATCGTCGACGATGGCCACCGTTTTCGCACTGGCCGCCTTGACCGCAATGCCCGGCTCAGCTCAAATGATGTCCATTGAAGAGGATAGATTCGGACATCTTTTCGACATCGATTCCGCCTCAGACG AGATGGCCTGCTACTATTGCGTCAACGTGACTAGCAACGACATTTGCAACCGCTTCGCCATTGAAAGACCCTGCCCAACAG ATTTGAGCGTTTGCCACACACATCACGTGATGGACGGCCGAGGGAAAACGTTGGCCGTTACGAAAACGTGCGCTACTCCGCAAACATGTTTCTCGCAAGTCGGTTGCCGTCGAGATAAATCAACCAATCAGACG gtgtgcgTGAATTGCTGCGATTTGCATTACTGCAACGAAGAGGTGGCGTTCAACGCAAGTACGGCCATTTTTCACCGGTCAAACGACGATGGCACGGCCGCCTTTTCGTCAGCGACTCACGCGCTTACTGGAACGGCTCTCATACTCGGCCTATTCTTCCTGTTTTCGTCATTAACTTAA
- the LOC130686796 gene encoding ly6/PLAUR domain-containing protein 6B-like isoform X1 — translation MDHWAISSTMATVFALAALTAMPGSAQMMSIEEDRFGHLFDIDSASDEMACYYCVNVTSNDICNRFAIERPCPTEDLSVCHTHHVMDGRGKTLAVTKTCATPQTCFSQVGCRRDKSTNQTVCVNCCDLHYCNEEVAFNASTAIFHRSNDDGTAAFSSATHALTGTALILGLFFLFSSLT, via the exons ATGGATCATTGGGCAATATCGTCGACGATGGCCACCGTTTTCGCACTGGCCGCCTTGACCGCAATGCCCGGCTCAGCTCAAATGATGTCCATTGAAGAGGATAGATTCGGACATCTTTTCGACATCGATTCCGCCTCAGACG AGATGGCCTGCTACTATTGCGTCAACGTGACTAGCAACGACATTTGCAACCGCTTCGCCATTGAAAGACCCTGCCCAACAG aaGATTTGAGCGTTTGCCACACACATCACGTGATGGACGGCCGAGGGAAAACGTTGGCCGTTACGAAAACGTGCGCTACTCCGCAAACATGTTTCTCGCAAGTCGGTTGCCGTCGAGATAAATCAACCAATCAGACG gtgtgcgTGAATTGCTGCGATTTGCATTACTGCAACGAAGAGGTGGCGTTCAACGCAAGTACGGCCATTTTTCACCGGTCAAACGACGATGGCACGGCCGCCTTTTCGTCAGCGACTCACGCGCTTACTGGAACGGCTCTCATACTCGGCCTATTCTTCCTGTTTTCGTCATTAACTTAA
- the LOC130686797 gene encoding calmodulin-binding transcription activator 2-like, translating to MNLIQQQPSNTGEQGVIENKIVEQPSCSRQSSQDDVDSSPAVGVKPSVSDDNGMNPPINLPASLESLPRAEHFPTQRHRWNTNEEIAAVLINFERHPEWLFKEVKIRPKSGSMLLYSRKKVRYRRDGYCWKKRKDGKTTREDHMKLKVQGTECIYGCYVHSAILPTFHRRCYWLLQNPDIVLVHYLNVPYPDDAKLLVVASVSLWAERKEWSKDELISQLRPMFLSQDEPNLNNELEVSTAETVEAIVSQLMEKQRLARTGGSVGAVPVAVNGHISNAPQRQQQQQQQLQGVGGGGGRVGNSRTSANMEAQVHHNHKVGADASSLNDLATGHSLPHSLRRLSNGGPASSFIRLEPRPAASHSSNIQQRQTTTPADTAGRTVPSARAETANFGLGRGGSTPTSMPSSSSSSSSSSSVPSFHAEQIHHHPETPQCQQQDHQLQHQQQQQQMISAKQESLDSNYYYSSNNCNNAGQQQQQQQPTAHPTPPTPAPVPTINQTAMNFMDHGSGDQGNTFPSFYSLVSANNATRRADEMLSGHGYRLPMDCLFNETLDLSQDDIQRTLSANLSHETAFHCSGGGGGGSSNDGGASCSDGGLGRSIRSVETTAEDDLLVNLDAFDMLTEFSDLDCHDTIDSLISIQTGTAGGGRASGSPSDGSDGKDMNGMNDRIHQLKDVPSPSTLSTSGDSMLTSITDFSPEWAPTEGGSKLLITGSFCSPTLSGPYSVVFDGIAVPAVWVQLGVLRCFCPHHSPGRVQMHVARQGIAITQSAVFEYRQTSAVSSSCHPEGSTAQWTNSLLTLLVGRLEFLGSHLNVQGCGIDQLFSSLRAYLESGEVELQSAEEQLVSICRQLVTKRWRVSPQQPGEDATSSNANGTHHQQMNLLHLAAALGLLRVLCTLLNWRLENSSPALEREMSPLANDQQGYTPLMWACAQGHRDVVALLAQWDPSALNVHDRSGKSAWDVARQRGHHSLAEELETRRILSVRRSTAEPPLPPPSLVQLNKSNSTSKPVESVAARQMLLAKRSSVDSVPNNNNNNNEPAGNNHQAFWRRPNAAKAHKLSRDDRSYSLPLGGAGQAYPSGRNSTGSNVSCLAHDPSPSPHTMDSSNPCGSRSAAGSGVRRESINSIDLHQQHLSPLTSIEQNTRVLTLAEQIIAAIPDRIKNETEDMVVGWSPCMELEISSVVSEVQSIEGSIDLAIIADAPPDANDLTFEFSDQQYRYCETATPSSSLSPASSSCLQSPCSFSVNSPSPPPTTADFSEFLQASASLFVRDFSNLTLSDHEQRELYEAAKTIQKAYRSYVGRKRAEEQEKERAAAVIIQNYYRRYKQYVYLKQMTKAAVVIQNQFRSYYEHKRFKKNMESPSTSASNNGAGNAGIASAAAVAAAYRNYRETSLTASSARQSREGTPTSSALKRTYSQRRQHQAARKIQQFMRQSKNNLLDVVVKSVAEREGVTAGGRVSSRDASGSSTTTTTQSPGSGNSPSNSSSSSSGSVGSSMTYHSLN from the exons ATGAATCTGATCCAGCAGCAGCCATCGAACACTGGCGAACAAGGAGTCATTGAGAACAAGATCGTGGAACAGCCATCGTGTTCCAGACAATCCTCGCAGGACGATGTCGACAGTTCTCCAGCAGTTGGCGTCAAACCATCAG TGAGCGATGACAACGGGATGAATCCGCCCATCAATCTCCCCGCCAGCTTGGAGAGCCTACCGAGGGCCGAACACTTCCCTACACAGAGGCATCGCTGGAACACCAATGAG GAGATTGCCGCCGTGTTGATCAACTTTGAACGTCATCCCGAATGGCTCTTCAAAGAAGTCAAAATCAG ACCGAAAAGTGGCTCGATGTTGTTATATTCGCGCAAGAAAGTGCGCTACCGTCGCGACGGCTACTGTTGGAAAAAGCGCAAGGACGGCAAGACGACGCGAGAGGATCACATGAAACTCAAAGTGCAAGGAACAGAG TGCATTTACGGCTGTTACGTTCATTCGGCCATTCTGCCCACTTTCCATCGACGATGTTATTGGCTtttgcag AACCCGGACATTGTGCTGGTGCACTATCTGAACGTGCCCTATCCGGACGACGCCAAACTGTTGGTAGTTGCCAGCGTGTCCTTGTGGGCCGAGCGCAAGGAATGGAGCAAGGACGAGCTCATTTCGCAGTTGAGACCGATGT tTTTGAGCCAGGACGAACCCAATTTGAACAACGAACTGGAAGTCTCT ACGGCCGAAACGGTGGAAGCCATCGTCAGCCAACTGATGGAGAAACAGAGACTGGCCCGCACTGGTGGAAGCGTTGGGGCCGTTCCGGTGGCCGTCAACGGACACATTTCGAACGCACCTCAacgccagcagcagcagcagcaacaacttCAGGGTGTAGGTGGTGGAGGAGGTCGGGTTGGCAACAGCAGGACATCGGCCAACATGGAAGCACAGGTTCACCATAATCACAAAGTTGGTGCGGATGCGTCGAGTCTGAACGATTTGGCGACGGGCCATAGCCTTCCACATTCCCTTAGGCGGCTCTCTAATGGCGGGCCAGCAAGTTCCTTTATCCGATTAGAGCCACGACCCGCTGCATCACATTCCAGCAACATCCAGCAACGTCAGACG ACAACGCCGGCAGATACTGCTGGGCGGACGGTTCCGTCTGCCAGGGCGGAGACGGCCAATTTCGGTCTGGGGAGAGGTGGTTCGACGCCAACCTCCATGccttcgtcgtcgtcatcatcatcgtcatcctCTTCCGTCCCATCTTTCCACGCCGAGCAGATCCATCATCACCCGGAGACGCCGCAATGCCAACAGCAGGATCATCAGTTgcaacatcagcagcagcagcagcagatgaTCAGCGCCAAACAGGAATCGCTCGAttccaattattattattcttcaAATAATTGCAACAATGCtggccaacagcagcagcagcagcagccgacTGCCCATCCTACCCCTCCTACACCGGCTCCCGTCCCCACCATTAATCAGACGGCGATGAATTTCATGGATCATGGGAGCGGCGATCAAGGCAACACGTTCCCTTCGTTCTACTCGCTTGTCAGCGCCAATAACGCCACCAGGCGGGCCGACGAAATGCTTTCCGGCCATGGATACAG GTTGCCGATGGATTGTCTGTTCAATGAAACGCTGGACCTATCGCAGGACGACATCCAGCGAACGTTATCGGCCAACTTGAGTCACGAAACGGCTTTTCACTGTAGTGGCGGCGGAGGTGGTGGCTCAAGCAACGATGGCGGAGCCTCTTGTAGTGACGGCGGATTAGGCAGATCGATCCGATCCGTTGAAACGACGGCCGAAGATGATTTGCTAGTCAATTTAGACGCGTTCGACATGCTGACGGAATTCTCGGATTTGGATTGCCACGACACCATCGACTCGCTCATCTCAATCCAGACGGGCACGGCAGGCGGAGGACGAGCCTCCGGGTCACCTTCCGACGGATCGGATGGCAAAGACATGAACGGCATGAACGACAGGATCCATCAGCTCAAAGATGTACCCTCTCCATCGACCCTGTCTACGTCCGGTGATTCCATGCTGACATCCATTACGGATTTCTCTCCGGAATGGGCTCCGACTGAG gGTGGAAGCAAACTGCTCATTACAGGATCGTTCTGTTCGCCAACATTGAGCGGCCCTTACAGCGTCGTCTTCGATGGAATAGCAGTCCCGGCCGTTTGGGTCCAGTTGGGAGTCCTTCGCTGTTTTTGCCCCC ATCATAGTCCTGGAAGAGTGCAAATGCATGTGGCCCGTCAGGGAATAGCCATCACGCAATCGGCCGTCTTTGAATACCGTCAAACATCTGCCGTCTCGAGTTCATGTCATCCGGAAGGATCAACCGCCCAATGGACGAATTCGCTTCTGACATTGTTGGTCGGCCGGCTGGAGTTTCTTGGATCCCATTTGAACGTCCAAGGATGCGGCATCGATCAGCTGTTTAGCAgcttg AGGGCCTATCTGGAGAGCGGCGAAGTGGAATTACAGAGCGCCGAAGAGCAGTTGGTGTCCATCTGTCGCCAGTTGGTGACGAAACGCTGGCGGGTGAGCCCGCAGCAGCCGGGCGAAGATGCCACGTCGTCCAATGCGAACGGGACGCATCACCAGCAAATGAACCTACTCCACCTGGCGGCCGCTTTGGGCTTGTTGCGCGTTCTCTGCACTCTGCTCAATTGGCGACTGGAGAACTCGTCGCCGGCGCTAGAACGCGAAATGAGCCCGCTGGCCAACGACCAGCAAGGTTACACTCCGTTGATGTGGGCTTGCGCCCAGGGCCACCGCGACGTCGTCGCTCTGCTGGCCCAATGGGATCCGTCGGCCCTCAACGTCCACGACCGATCGGGCAAATCCGCCTGGGACGTCGCGCGTCAAAGGGGCCACCACTCCCTGGCCGAAGAGCTGGAAACGCGCAGGATCTTGTCCGTCCGACGCTCAACGGCCGAGCCTCCACTTCCGCCGCCATCGCTCGTCCAGCTCAACAAATCGAATTCCACCAGCAAACCGGTCGAGTCGGTGGCCGCTCGCCAGATGTTGCTGGCCAAACGCTCATCCGTCGATTCGGTGCctaacaataacaacaacaacaacgagcCGGCCGGAAATAATCACCAAGCATTCTGGAGACGGCCCAACGCGGCCAAAGCTCATAAGCTTTCCAG GGACGATCGCAGTTATTCGCTTCCACTGGGCGGAGCTGGCCAGGCTTATCCAAGCGGCCGCAATAGCACGGGCAGCAACGTGTCGTGCTTGGCTCACGATCCGTCGCCTTCGCCGCACACGATGGATTCATCGAATCCAT GCGGGTCCCGATCAGCAGCAGGAAGTGGCGTCCGACGTGAGAGCATCAACTCGATCGACCTCCATCAGCAACATCTGTCGCCGTTGACGAGCATCGAGCAAAACACTCGCGTCCTGACGCTGGCCGAACAAATCATCGCCGCCATTCCGGATCGCATCAAA AACGAAACGGAAGACATGGTGGTGGGCTGGAGTCCGTGCATGGAACTGGAGATCAGCAGCGTCGTCAGCGAAGTGCAAAGCATCGAAGGTTCCATCGATTTGGCCATCATTGCCGACGCGCCTCCCGACGCCAATGATTTGACGTTCGAATTTAGTGATCAACAATACAG GTACTGCGAGACAGCGACGCCCAGCTCAAGTCTGTCTCCAGCGTCGTCCAGCTGCCTTCAATCTCCGTGTTCCTTCTCGGTGAATTCACCGTCGCCGCCGCCCACCACGGCCGACTTCAGTGAATTTCTCCAg GCTTCTGCCAGTTTATTTGTTCGCGATTTTTCTAACTTGACGCTGTCGGATCACGAACAACGCGAACTCTACGAGGCGGCCAAGACCATCCAAAAGGCCTATCGATCCTACGTAGGACGGAAGAGGGCCGAGGAACAGGAGAAGGAACGGGCTGCTGCCGTGATCATTCAGAACTATTACCGACGTTACAAACag TACGTCTACCTGAAGCAGATGACTAAAGCGGCCGTCGTCATCCAGAACCAGTTCCGCTCCTACTACGAACACAAACGCTTCAAGAAGAACATGGAGTCGCCGTCCACATCCGCATCAAACAATGGAGCGGGGAACGCCGGAATAGCCTCGGCGGCCGCCGTTGCCGCCGCTTACCGCAACTACCGCGAAACGTCGTTAACGGCCAGCTCTGCCCGCCAGAGTCGAGAAGGCACTCCGACCTCATCCGCGCTcaa GCGGACCTATTCACAGCGTCGGCAACATCAGGCAGCGAGGAAGATACAGCAATTCATGCGCCAATCGAAAAAcaa TCTTCTGGACGTTGTCGTGAAATCG GTTGCAGAGAGAGAGGGCGTTACGGCGGGCGGCAGAGTCTCATCCAGAGATGCCAGTGgatcttcaacaacaacaacaacacagaGCCCCGGTAGCGGTAATAGCCCCAGCAATTCAAGTTCCAGTAGTAGCGGATCCGTCGGAAGTTCCATGACCTATCACAGTCTCAATTGA